In Candidatus Obscuribacterales bacterium, the sequence GTGAATCCTATCCTAGTTCAATGCTTGAGACAACGTAGTTAGGCTGTTTGATGTTGAGTCATCTAGGTCAAGTATCCGCATAATTTCGCACAAGTATAGATTTTGATTCTGCTCCAATAGTGGAGAGACTGATGGGTTAACAAATCCTGTTCTGCCTACTGTCCTTTGCATCAACCGTGATAGACAGAGGATATCTAGGTTCAGACCAGAGGTTAACTCACCTGCATTTAAATGTTTACCCCAAAGGCATTCATACCATGGCAGCTACTCATCCTCAGGTTGTAGTTGGTTTACTTGTATACAACGGCGAAAAGTATCTTGCAGAAACCATCGAATCAATCTTGGCTCAAACCCTAACGGACTTTACGTTAGTGATTGGAGATAATGCGTCAACCGATTCAACAGAAGAAATCTGTCGCAGATATGCTGCTCAAGACAGTCGCATTGTCTACCAACGTCATCCTGAGAATGTAGGGGCGTCTGGCAATCACAATCTTGTCTTTCAGCCTGGGGATGCTCCCTACTTTAAGTGGGCGTCTCATGATGACCTCTTAGCACCCGATTATCTACGTCAATGCATCGAGCTTCTGGAGGACAATCCATCGGTTGGGGTTGCCCATTGCCGCTCCTATCAAATTGACGAAGAGGGTCATCTCCTAGGCAATCTTGACTATGAAGTGCGGTTAACCAGCTCTAGTCCTAGTCAACGACTATGGCGCATGTTGTGGGCTGGCTATTTGCCAGAGGTTCATGGCGTGATGCGATCGCACCTGGTTAAAAAAACCAAACTCTTCAGAGGCTTTCCAGGCGACGAT encodes:
- a CDS encoding glycosyltransferase, with product MAATHPQVVVGLLVYNGEKYLAETIESILAQTLTDFTLVIGDNASTDSTEEICRRYAAQDSRIVYQRHPENVGASGNHNLVFQPGDAPYFKWASHDDLLAPDYLRQCIELLEDNPSVGVAHCRSYQIDEEGHLLGNLDYEVRLTSSSPSQRLWRMLWAGYLPEVHGVMRSHLVKKTKLFRGFPGDDRSFLSEMLMQSDVGYVEDYLFSRRDHADSFCRIADQTSRQSFYNPKAKRSARMVGLIKLREYVLDVLRHPMSTAERLACLKIVVEWGIRRGLEMVTNSGEKFGQRLREEFSLSQSMNPHESETSSEQCY